The proteins below are encoded in one region of Limnochorda pilosa:
- a CDS encoding CoA transferase: MGESAARVLPSGWLPGQGQALAGVRVVEVAPNLPGPLAGAVLAADGAEVVRFEPPEGDALARVAPAYYRVIHQAKRILRLDLKEPDGQRSLQRELSRVDVLLTSLRPSTLARLGLASEEVRARHPGLVQVAIVGYPEPDQERSGHDLTYQAAAGTLEAGGEPSQPRVLVADYGGALAAVAACYRLLLARERSGRGGYQEIALSQAGAFFAQALAAGLTAPGGVLGGGIAAYHLYPCQDGWIALAALERRSWGRFCLAEGLEELEPLGHRPVAQVPHVRERLAERFRARTAAEWAERAARLDLPLEPVAPRPGGPASTFA, translated from the coding sequence GTGGGAGAGAGTGCCGCCAGGGTCCTTCCGAGCGGGTGGCTGCCCGGCCAAGGTCAAGCCCTGGCGGGCGTTCGGGTGGTGGAGGTGGCCCCCAACCTTCCGGGACCCCTGGCGGGGGCCGTCCTGGCCGCGGACGGCGCCGAGGTGGTCCGGTTCGAGCCGCCCGAGGGAGACGCCCTGGCACGGGTGGCTCCTGCCTATTACCGGGTGATCCACCAGGCGAAACGGATCCTTCGCCTGGACCTGAAGGAGCCCGACGGGCAGCGGTCGCTCCAGCGCGAGCTGAGCCGGGTGGACGTCCTCCTCACCTCCCTCCGCCCCTCGACGCTGGCCCGCCTGGGCCTGGCTTCCGAGGAGGTGCGGGCACGCCACCCCGGCCTGGTGCAGGTGGCGATCGTTGGCTATCCCGAGCCCGACCAGGAGCGTTCCGGCCACGACCTCACCTACCAGGCCGCCGCGGGCACCCTGGAGGCCGGTGGGGAGCCTTCCCAGCCGAGGGTCCTGGTGGCCGACTACGGCGGCGCGCTGGCGGCGGTGGCCGCCTGCTACCGGCTGCTCCTGGCCCGCGAGCGGTCCGGGCGGGGAGGCTACCAGGAGATCGCCCTGAGCCAGGCGGGGGCCTTCTTCGCCCAGGCCCTGGCGGCGGGGCTCACTGCCCCCGGCGGGGTGCTGGGGGGCGGGATCGCCGCCTACCACCTCTACCCATGCCAGGACGGCTGGATCGCCCTGGCCGCGTTGGAGCGCCGGAGCTGGGGCCGGTTCTGCCTGGCCGAGGGCCTGGAGGAGCTGGAGCCCCTGGGCCACCGGCCTGTGGCCCAAGTGCCGCACGTTCGCGAGCGGCTGGCCGAGCGCTTCAGGGCCCGGACGGCAGCCGAGTGGGCCGAGCGGGCCGCCCGCCTCGACCTGCCGCTGGAGCCCGTGGCCCCTCGACCCGGCGGGCCCGCCTCCACCTTCGCGTAG